Proteins encoded within one genomic window of Natator depressus isolate rNatDep1 chromosome 1, rNatDep2.hap1, whole genome shotgun sequence:
- the LOC141977222 gene encoding prostaglandin-E(2) 9-reductase-like: MELCKDTSVKMNDGHRIPVVGFGTYAPDTVPKSKCEEAVKVAIEVGYRHIDGAYFYENEEEVGRAIREKIADGTVKREDIFYTGKLWSTFNAPVMVQSALKKSLKSLQFDYIDLYIIHTPLSLKPGDDLLPEDGNGKLIFDNVDLCATWEAMEACKDAGLVKSIGVSNFNHRQLEMILNKPGLKYKPVCNQVECHPYLNQRKLLEFCKSKNIVLVAFSALGSHREERWVDQSTPLLLEDPVLNALAKKYSRSPALVALRYQLQRGVVVLAKSFTRKRIEDNFKVFDFQLTEEDMKAIDSLNQNLRYDLCPQFLDHPECPSICQTK, from the exons ATGGAGCTCTGCAAAGATACATCTGTGAAAATGAATGATGGGCACAGAATTCCTGTGGTCGGATTTGGTACCTATGCCCCCGATACA GTTCCAAAAAGTAAGTGTGAGGAGGCTGTAAAGGTGGCCATTGAAGTTGGCTACCGCCATATAGATGGAGCCTATTTCTATGAGAATGAGGAAGAGGTTGGGCGAGCCATTCGAGAGAAGATTGCAGATGGAACAGTCAAAAGAGAGGACATATTTTACACAGGAAAG CTTTGGAGCACCTTTAACGCTCCTGTGATGGTCCAATCAGCCCTGAAAAAGTCACTGAAGAGCCTGCAGTTTGACTACATTGATCTCTATATTATTCATACACCCCTATctttaaag ccTGGAGATGATTTACTCCCAGAGGATGGAAATGGAAAATTGATTTTTGATAACGTAGACCTTTGTGCCACATGGGAG GCCATGGAGGCATGTAAAGATGCAGGCTTGGTGAAGTCCATTGGAGTGTCCAACTTCAACCACAGACAGCTGGAGATGATCCTGAACAAACCTGGACTCAAGTACAAACCTGTCTGCAACCAG GTTGAATGTCATCCTTACCTCAACCAAAGAAAATTGCTGGAGTTCTGCAAATCCAAAAATATTGTGCTGGTGGCTTTTAGTGCCTTGGGATCTCACAGAGAGGAGAGATG GGTGGATCAAAGCACTCCACTTCTGCTAGAGGATCCAGTACTGAACGCTCTGGCCAAAAAATACAGCCGAAGCCCAGCTCTAGTAGCCCTGCGCTACCAGCTGCAGCGTGGTGTCGTGGTCCTTGCCAAGAGCTTCACCAGAAAGCGTATTGAAGACAATTTCAAG GTGTTTGACTTCCAGTTGACAGAGGAGGACATGAAAGCCATTGATAGCCTGAACCAAAACCTTCGCTATGACCTGTGTCCACA atTTTTGGACCATCCTGA ATGTCCCAGTATCTGTCAAACTAAATGA